One window from the genome of Pseudomonas sp. L5B5 encodes:
- the ureG gene encoding urease accessory protein UreG — protein sequence MNTQPLRVGIGGPVGSGKTALTLALCLALRDRYNLAVVTNDIYTREDADFLVRNQALAPERIIGVETGGCPHTAIREDASINLEAVDQLNRRFPGLDLILVESGGDNLSATFSPELSDLTLYVIDVSAGDKLPRKGGPGICKSDLLVINKIDLAPLVGASLDLMNSDTQRMRGDKPFVFSNQKTGQGLADIIAFIERQGLLSAA from the coding sequence ATGAACACACAACCCTTGCGCGTTGGCATCGGCGGCCCGGTGGGCTCCGGCAAGACCGCCCTGACCCTGGCCCTGTGCCTGGCCCTGCGCGACCGCTACAACCTGGCGGTAGTGACCAACGACATCTACACCCGCGAAGACGCCGACTTCCTGGTACGCAACCAGGCCCTGGCACCGGAGCGAATCATTGGCGTGGAGACCGGCGGCTGCCCGCACACGGCCATACGCGAGGACGCCTCGATCAATCTGGAGGCCGTGGATCAGTTGAATCGACGCTTCCCGGGGCTGGACCTGATCCTGGTGGAGTCCGGCGGCGACAACTTGTCCGCCACCTTCAGCCCTGAACTCTCGGACCTCACCCTCTATGTGATCGATGTCTCGGCTGGCGACAAGCTGCCCCGCAAGGGCGGCCCGGGCATCTGCAAATCCGACCTGCTGGTGATCAACAAGATCGACCTGGCACCGCTGGTCGGCGCCTCCCTGGACCTGATGAACAGCGACACCCAGCGCATGCGCGGCGACAAGCCCTTTGTGTTCAGCAACCAGAAGACCGGCCAGGGCCTGGCGGACATCATCGCCTTCATCGAACGCCAGGGCCTGCTGAGCGCAGCCTGA
- a CDS encoding urease accessory protein UreF, translating into MNPAWALLRLASPQLPIGGYSYSQGLEMAVEQQRVQDPESARRWIGDQLLLNLARFEAPLLWAHCRSAAEQDWERLHLLCDEHRASRETRELYLESRQMGYSLKQLLEGLPELDAGARQVLARQEEPHLALGWALAARAWQISPEDALAAWLWSWLENQLTVLMKTLPLGQQAAQRLTSQLLPLLQQAQHSAVTLDPDHYGSAAFGLSLASMAHERQYSRLFRS; encoded by the coding sequence ATGAACCCGGCCTGGGCCCTGCTGCGCCTGGCCAGCCCCCAACTGCCAATTGGCGGCTACAGCTATTCCCAGGGCCTGGAGATGGCGGTGGAGCAGCAGCGGGTCCAGGATCCGGAGAGTGCCCGACGCTGGATCGGCGATCAGTTGCTGCTCAATCTGGCGCGCTTCGAGGCCCCGCTGTTATGGGCCCATTGCCGGTCTGCGGCCGAGCAGGACTGGGAGCGCCTGCACCTGCTGTGCGACGAGCATCGCGCCAGCCGCGAAACTCGCGAGCTGTACCTGGAGAGCCGGCAAATGGGGTACTCCCTCAAGCAATTGCTCGAAGGCCTGCCGGAACTGGATGCCGGTGCCCGTCAGGTGCTGGCGCGACAAGAAGAACCACACCTGGCCCTGGGCTGGGCCCTGGCAGCCCGTGCCTGGCAGATCAGTCCCGAGGACGCCCTGGCGGCGTGGCTCTGGAGCTGGCTGGAGAACCAGCTGACCGTGCTGATGAAGACCCTGCCACTTGGCCAGCAAGCCGCCCAGCGCCTGACCAGCCAACTGCTGCCGTTGCTGCAACAAGCCCAGCATTCCGCCGTCACCCTCGATCCCGACCACTACGGCAGCGCCGCCTTCGGCCTGTCCCTGGCGAGCATGGCCCATGAGCGCCAGTACAGCCGACTGTTTCGTTCCTAA
- the ureE gene encoding urease accessory protein UreE, giving the protein MLVIHRRTAPQATWSVELHLTYEARSKSRLRCFSAEGEDVGLFLERGQPPLHDGEFLVAEDGRIVRVCARPEPLLHVTCGNALELTRAAYHLGNRHVALQIGDGWLRLLDDYVLKAMLEQLGASTSTLQAPFQPEHGAYGGGHHHSRHSDEDFNYPPRLHQFGVRS; this is encoded by the coding sequence ATGCTGGTGATCCACCGCCGAACCGCCCCACAGGCCACCTGGTCCGTAGAACTGCACCTGACCTACGAGGCGCGCAGCAAAAGTCGCCTGCGCTGTTTCAGCGCCGAGGGCGAAGACGTCGGTCTGTTCCTCGAACGGGGCCAGCCCCCCCTGCATGATGGCGAGTTCCTGGTCGCCGAGGACGGCCGCATCGTCAGGGTCTGCGCTCGCCCCGAGCCCCTGCTGCATGTCACCTGCGGCAATGCCCTGGAACTGACTCGCGCCGCTTATCACCTGGGTAACCGCCATGTGGCCTTGCAAATCGGTGACGGCTGGCTACGGCTGCTGGACGACTACGTGCTCAAGGCCATGCTCGAGCAACTGGGGGCCAGTACCAGCACCCTCCAAGCCCCTTTCCAACCCGAGCATGGCGCCTATGGCGGCGGCCACCATCATTCGCGCCACAGCGACGAAGACTTCAACTACCCGCCGCGTCTGCACCAGTTCGGCGTTCGCTCATGA
- a CDS encoding HupE/UreJ family protein, whose protein sequence is MTFKRILGALALLLAPTLALAHPGHGDNGLVAGISHPIGGLDHLLAMVAVGLWAAQQQGAARWALPCTFVGTMLVGGLLGFAGLELPALESGIAASVLALGLAVALAVRPPLPLAMTATALFALFHGVAHGLELPEMSSPWAYAAGFVAATAALHTAGYAVVRMLPQAAAPLVRMAGAASAAAGVWLLAG, encoded by the coding sequence ATGACCTTCAAACGCATCCTCGGGGCCCTGGCCCTGCTGCTGGCTCCCACACTGGCCCTGGCCCATCCCGGCCACGGCGACAACGGCCTGGTGGCCGGGATCAGCCATCCCATCGGCGGCCTCGATCACCTGCTGGCGATGGTAGCCGTGGGCTTGTGGGCCGCCCAGCAGCAAGGCGCAGCACGCTGGGCGCTGCCCTGCACTTTCGTCGGCACCATGCTGGTGGGCGGCCTGCTGGGCTTTGCCGGCCTGGAATTGCCGGCGCTAGAGAGCGGCATTGCGGCCTCGGTGCTGGCCCTGGGCCTGGCAGTGGCCCTCGCGGTGCGTCCGCCGCTGCCGCTGGCCATGACGGCGACCGCGCTGTTCGCCTTGTTCCACGGCGTGGCCCACGGCCTGGAACTGCCGGAGATGTCCAGCCCCTGGGCCTATGCCGCCGGGTTCGTTGCTGCCACCGCCGCCCTGCACACTGCCGGTTATGCCGTGGTCCGCATGCTGCCCCAGGCCGCCGCGCCCCTGGTGCGCATGGCGGGCGCAGCCTCTGCCGCCGCCGGTGTGTGGCTGCTGGCCGGTTGA
- a CDS encoding DMT family transporter: MAWGLLLLAAIFEVVFAMGMKYAEGFTRPWPSLLTVAAALGGIYFLTLALRELPVSVAYPIWTAIGSLGTVLLGFALLGESLTPVKLISVGLIVVGVVGLKQGS, translated from the coding sequence ATGGCCTGGGGATTGCTGTTGCTGGCTGCGATCTTCGAGGTCGTGTTCGCCATGGGCATGAAGTACGCCGAAGGTTTCACCCGCCCCTGGCCGTCGCTGCTGACCGTGGCGGCGGCGCTGGGCGGGATCTACTTCCTGACCTTGGCGCTGCGCGAGCTGCCGGTCAGCGTGGCGTACCCGATCTGGACCGCCATCGGCTCACTGGGCACGGTGCTGCTGGGTTTCGCACTGCTGGGAGAGAGCCTGACGCCGGTCAAGCTGATCTCGGTGGGGCTGATCGTGGTGGGAGTGGTCGGCCTCAAGCAAGGGAGCTGA
- a CDS encoding ferritin-like domain-containing protein produces MSDMQLSDVNTLRERARSHVENGAVTEGYSADREQVLRLLNESLATELVCVLRYKRHYFMASGLKASVAADEFLEHATQEAEHADKLAERIVQLGGEPEFDPDLLSKHSHAQYVAGDTLKEMVYEDLVAERIAIDSYREIIRFIGDKDPTTRRLFEEILAQEEEHADDMADILNDL; encoded by the coding sequence ATGAGCGACATGCAGTTGTCTGATGTGAACACCCTGCGCGAACGGGCCCGCAGTCATGTGGAGAATGGCGCAGTGACCGAGGGCTACAGCGCCGATCGCGAACAGGTACTACGCCTGCTCAATGAATCGCTGGCCACCGAACTGGTCTGCGTTTTGCGCTACAAGCGCCACTACTTCATGGCCAGCGGCCTCAAGGCCAGCGTCGCGGCCGATGAGTTCCTCGAACATGCCACCCAGGAAGCCGAGCATGCCGACAAGCTGGCCGAACGCATCGTCCAGCTTGGCGGCGAGCCGGAGTTCGACCCCGACCTGCTGTCCAAGCACTCCCATGCCCAGTACGTGGCCGGCGATACGTTGAAGGAAATGGTCTACGAAGACCTGGTGGCCGAGCGGATCGCCATCGACAGCTACCGCGAGATCATCCGCTTCATCGGTGACAAGGACCCGACCACCCGCCGCTTGTTCGAAGAGATCCTGGCCCAGGAAGAAGAACACGCCGACGACATGGCGGACATTCTCAACGACCTGTAA
- a CDS encoding AsmA family protein, giving the protein MMRTRKILAWTSFGLILLLAVLVLVIAFFDWNRIKPTLNAKVSEELHRPFAINGDLSVVWQREPDEGGWRAWVPWPHVVAQDLTLGNPDWSKAPQMASLKRVELRISPLALLAQRVSIPRIDLTEPDAALQRLADGRANWTFTFDPKDPDAEPSNWTVDIGAIGFDKGHVTLDDRSLKTQLDLQVELLGKPIPFSDIVGESEAKKVAEKGAEPQAYAFALKVKGQYHGQKLAGTGKIGGLLALQDARKPFPLQAQAQIGDTKVELRGSLTDPLNLGALDLRLKLAGTSLGNLYPLTGVTLPDSPPYSTDGHLTAKLHDPAGATFSYRDFNGKIGDSDIHGNLTYVASQPRPKLSGALVSNQLLMSDLAPLIGADSNAQQKARGGDSKQPADRVLPVEEFRTERWRDMDADVEFTGKRIVHSAELPFTDLYTHLVLNDGQLSLEPLRFGVAGGKLDAQVRLNGHTSPMEGRARLTARNFKLKQLFPTFEPMKTSFGELNGDADIAGRGNSVAALLGSANGDLKMLINDGAISRSLMEIAGLNVGNYVVGKLFGDKDVKINCAAADFDIKTGLATSRLFVFDTENAIIYIDGTANMATEQLDLTITPESKGLRLFSLRSPLYVQGKFIKPSAGVKAVPLVLRGAGMVALGVIAGPAAGLLALVAPSGDEPNQCAPLLQQMRSGKAPVTVKPTR; this is encoded by the coding sequence ATGATGCGCACTCGTAAAATTCTCGCCTGGACCTCGTTCGGTCTGATCCTGCTGCTGGCCGTGCTGGTACTGGTGATTGCCTTTTTCGACTGGAACCGGATCAAGCCAACCCTCAATGCCAAGGTGTCCGAGGAGCTGCATCGGCCGTTCGCGATCAATGGCGACTTGTCAGTCGTCTGGCAGCGCGAGCCCGACGAGGGCGGCTGGCGGGCCTGGGTGCCCTGGCCCCACGTGGTGGCCCAGGACCTGACCCTGGGCAACCCGGACTGGTCCAAGGCACCGCAGATGGCCAGCCTCAAGCGGGTTGAACTGCGGATCTCGCCCCTGGCCCTGCTGGCGCAGCGGGTGAGCATTCCGCGCATCGACCTCACCGAGCCGGACGCCGCGTTGCAGCGCCTGGCGGACGGTCGCGCCAACTGGACCTTCACGTTCGATCCCAAGGACCCCGACGCCGAGCCTTCCAACTGGACGGTGGACATTGGCGCCATCGGCTTCGACAAGGGCCACGTGACCCTGGATGACCGAAGCCTCAAGACCCAGCTGGACCTGCAGGTGGAATTGCTTGGCAAGCCGATCCCGTTCAGCGACATCGTCGGCGAGAGCGAGGCGAAAAAGGTCGCCGAGAAAGGCGCCGAACCCCAGGCCTATGCCTTTGCCCTCAAGGTCAAGGGCCAGTACCACGGGCAGAAGCTCGCCGGCACCGGCAAGATCGGTGGCCTGCTGGCCTTGCAGGACGCCCGCAAGCCGTTTCCGCTGCAGGCCCAGGCTCAGATCGGCGACACCAAGGTGGAGCTGCGGGGCAGCCTGACCGATCCGCTGAACCTGGGCGCCCTGGACCTGCGCCTGAAACTGGCGGGCACCAGCCTGGGCAATCTCTATCCGCTGACCGGGGTGACCCTGCCGGACTCGCCGCCGTATTCCACCGATGGCCACTTGACTGCCAAGCTGCATGATCCAGCGGGCGCGACCTTCAGCTACCGGGACTTCAACGGCAAGATCGGCGACAGCGACATCCACGGCAACCTGACCTACGTGGCCAGCCAGCCACGGCCCAAGCTCAGTGGCGCGCTGGTGTCCAACCAGCTGTTGATGAGCGATCTGGCGCCGCTGATCGGCGCCGACTCCAATGCCCAGCAGAAGGCTCGGGGAGGCGACAGCAAGCAGCCGGCGGACAGGGTGCTGCCCGTGGAAGAGTTTCGTACCGAGCGCTGGCGCGACATGGACGCCGACGTGGAATTCACCGGCAAGCGCATCGTCCACAGCGCCGAGTTGCCGTTCACCGATCTCTACACCCACCTGGTGCTCAACGATGGCCAGCTCAGCCTGGAGCCCCTGCGTTTTGGCGTGGCCGGCGGCAAGCTCGATGCCCAGGTGCGCCTCAATGGCCACACCTCGCCCATGGAAGGACGAGCCCGGCTGACGGCGCGCAACTTCAAGCTCAAGCAACTGTTCCCGACCTTCGAACCGATGAAGACCAGCTTTGGCGAGCTCAATGGCGACGCCGATATCGCCGGGCGCGGCAACTCGGTGGCGGCCCTGCTGGGCAGTGCCAACGGCGATCTGAAGATGCTGATCAACGATGGCGCCATCAGTCGCAGCCTGATGGAGATCGCCGGGCTCAACGTCGGCAATTATGTGGTCGGCAAACTGTTCGGCGACAAGGACGTGAAGATCAACTGCGCGGCCGCCGACTTCGACATCAAGACCGGCCTGGCCACCTCGCGGCTGTTCGTCTTCGACACCGAGAACGCCATCATCTACATCGATGGCACTGCCAACATGGCCACCGAGCAACTTGACCTGACCATCACCCCCGAGTCCAAGGGCCTGCGGCTGTTCTCACTGCGTTCGCCGCTCTATGTGCAGGGCAAGTTCATCAAGCCCAGTGCCGGGGTCAAGGCTGTGCCCCTGGTGCTGCGCGGTGCCGGGATGGTGGCGCTGGGGGTGATTGCCGGTCCGGCGGCGGGCTTGCTGGCACTGGTGGCGCCCAGCGGCGACGAGCCCAACCAGTGCGCGCCGCTGCTGCAGCAGATGCGCTCGGGCAAGGCACCGGTGACCGTGAAACCGACAAGGTAA
- a CDS encoding PsiF family protein: MKMLRIPLLMVGLLLCSQGFAATAQQNKMTTCNAEATTKSLKGDERKAFMSTCLKAAPAAAATPTTPQERMKSCNADATAKALKGDARKTFMSDCLKKK, from the coding sequence ATGAAGATGTTGCGTATCCCGCTGCTGATGGTGGGCCTGCTGCTTTGCTCCCAGGGCTTTGCCGCCACCGCCCAGCAGAACAAGATGACCACCTGTAACGCCGAAGCCACCACCAAGAGCCTCAAGGGCGACGAACGCAAAGCCTTCATGAGCACCTGCCTCAAGGCCGCCCCGGCTGCCGCTGCGACCCCCACTACCCCCCAGGAAAGAATGAAGTCGTGCAACGCCGACGCCACGGCCAAGGCGCTCAAGGGTGACGCGCGCAAGACCTTCATGAGCGACTGCCTGAAGAAAAAGTGA
- a CDS encoding esterase/lipase family protein, with protein MSQELATRYPLVLVPGMLGFVRLLLYPYWYGILPALRQGGAQVFAVQVSPLNSSEVRGEQLLVQIQRIMEQTGAARVNLIGHSQGALTARYAAARRADWVASVTSVAGPNHGSELADYLQRHSPAHSLRGRMLSLLLRTISALMTLLETGYRGPRLPADIHASHQSLTTEGVALFNRQYPQGLPPTWGGHGAQEVGGVRYYSWSGTLQPGKTNRGWNLLDGSSRSCRLFARTFVREAGQCDGMVGRYSSHLGLVIGDDYPLDHFDIVNQSFGLVGKGAEPIRLFVEHARRLKAAGL; from the coding sequence ATGTCCCAAGAGCTTGCCACGCGTTATCCCCTGGTGCTGGTGCCTGGCATGCTCGGTTTTGTCCGCCTGCTGCTGTACCCCTACTGGTATGGAATCCTCCCGGCGTTGCGCCAGGGAGGCGCCCAGGTATTTGCGGTACAGGTCTCGCCGCTCAACTCCAGCGAGGTGCGCGGCGAGCAACTGCTGGTGCAGATCCAGCGGATCATGGAGCAGACCGGTGCCGCCCGGGTCAACCTGATCGGCCACAGCCAGGGCGCGCTCACCGCCCGCTATGCGGCGGCCAGGCGTGCGGACTGGGTGGCCTCGGTAACGTCGGTGGCAGGCCCCAACCATGGCTCCGAACTGGCGGACTACCTGCAACGGCACTCGCCGGCGCACAGCTTGCGCGGGCGCATGCTGAGCCTGCTGCTGCGCACAATCTCGGCCTTGATGACCCTGCTGGAAACCGGTTATCGCGGGCCCAGGCTGCCGGCCGACATCCATGCTTCGCACCAGTCGCTGACCACCGAGGGCGTGGCCCTGTTCAATCGCCAGTATCCCCAGGGGTTGCCACCGACCTGGGGCGGGCACGGTGCGCAGGAGGTCGGTGGCGTGCGCTACTACTCCTGGTCTGGCACGTTGCAGCCGGGCAAGACCAATCGCGGCTGGAACCTGCTGGACGGCTCCAGCCGCAGCTGTCGACTGTTCGCCCGGACCTTCGTGCGCGAGGCCGGGCAGTGCGACGGCATGGTGGGGCGCTACAGCTCGCACCTGGGGCTGGTCATCGGCGATGACTACCCTCTGGACCACTTCGACATCGTCAACCAGTCGTTCGGGCTGGTGGGCAAGGGCGCCGAGCCGATCCGCCTGTTCGTCGAACATGCCCGGCGCCTCAAGGCGGCCGGGCTCTGA
- a CDS encoding TetR family transcriptional regulator, with amino-acid sequence MLPRAEQKQQTRNALMDAARHLMEGGRGFGSLSLREVAKAAGIVPTGFYRHFSDMDQLGLELVSEVGQTFRETLRLVRHNEFVMGGIIDASVRIFLDVVEAKRVQFLFLAREQYGGSLSVRQAIASLRENISSDLAADLALMPKLQHLNAADFSVMADLVVKSVFATLPDIIDPPVQALPEHLTPQAKITQQLRFVFIGLKHWNGLGSTE; translated from the coding sequence ATGCTGCCCCGCGCCGAACAGAAGCAACAGACCCGCAATGCCCTGATGGATGCTGCACGGCATCTGATGGAAGGTGGCCGCGGCTTTGGCAGCCTGAGCCTGCGGGAGGTGGCAAAAGCCGCCGGCATCGTGCCCACCGGGTTCTACCGACACTTCAGTGACATGGACCAACTGGGCCTGGAACTGGTCAGCGAGGTAGGCCAGACCTTCCGCGAAACCCTCCGCCTGGTCCGTCATAACGAGTTCGTCATGGGCGGCATCATCGATGCTTCTGTGCGCATCTTCCTTGACGTGGTGGAAGCCAAGCGCGTGCAGTTCCTGTTTCTTGCTCGCGAACAATATGGTGGCTCGCTGTCGGTGCGCCAGGCCATCGCCAGCCTGCGGGAAAACATCAGCTCGGACCTGGCCGCCGACCTGGCACTGATGCCCAAGCTACAGCACCTCAATGCCGCCGACTTCAGCGTCATGGCCGACCTGGTCGTCAAGAGCGTGTTCGCCACCCTGCCGGACATTATCGACCCACCCGTCCAGGCCCTGCCCGAACACCTCACACCCCAGGCGAAGATCACCCAGCAACTGCGCTTCGTGTTCATTGGGCTCAAGCACTGGAACGGCTTGGGCAGCACCGAGTAA
- a CDS encoding FMN-dependent NADH-azoreductase: MNKVLVVHGSPRGERSHSRRLAESFLQAWQVSNPQGRSTRREVGRGALPHIGETFIAAAFYPEPEARSLSMQADLALSDELVDELFDHQRLVISAPMYNFSVPSGLKAWVDHVVRLGLTFNTQLDTGEACYQPLVQGKKVLIITTRGSGGFGPGGEHEAQNHADRWLRTALGFLGIEDVTVIAAEGEESAPERFQQSCAQAQQQLLALARHF; this comes from the coding sequence ATGAATAAAGTTCTTGTAGTTCATGGTAGTCCCCGGGGCGAACGATCCCACAGCCGGCGCCTGGCCGAGTCATTCCTGCAGGCCTGGCAAGTGTCCAACCCACAAGGTCGGTCGACCCGTCGGGAGGTCGGGCGGGGGGCATTGCCCCACATCGGCGAGACATTCATTGCTGCGGCGTTTTATCCAGAGCCCGAGGCCCGGTCATTATCGATGCAGGCCGACCTGGCCTTGAGCGACGAGCTGGTGGACGAGCTGTTCGACCATCAGCGCCTGGTGATCTCGGCGCCCATGTACAACTTCAGCGTGCCCAGCGGGCTCAAGGCCTGGGTTGATCACGTCGTGCGCCTGGGCCTGACCTTCAACACCCAGCTGGATACCGGCGAGGCCTGCTACCAGCCGCTGGTGCAGGGCAAGAAAGTGCTGATCATCACCACTCGTGGCAGTGGCGGCTTTGGCCCGGGAGGCGAGCATGAGGCGCAGAACCATGCCGATCGCTGGTTGCGCACGGCCCTGGGCTTCCTGGGGATCGAGGATGTCACGGTGATCGCGGCCGAAGGCGAGGAGTCGGCGCCCGAGCGGTTCCAGCAGTCTTGCGCCCAGGCCCAGCAGCAACTGCTGGCGCTGGCCCGGCATTTCTGA
- a CDS encoding LysR substrate-binding domain-containing protein, translating to MFAHLPLTALRTFESAARLLSFKEAAEDLSVTPTAVSHQIRSLEHWLGVPLFERLPRQVRLTSAGDRLFHSVHGALLDVAQSVDTLRPTPSNAQLTVSTTAAFAALWLVPRLGRFYARHPGINLRLDTQCEVVDLQQDASIDVAIRYSQDSYLNLHGLCLFDERFAVYGAPQQVALASQQRPALISVHWRNSRLYADGWQAWCAQAGESWLDDPSRVRSYDEEQYALQAAIAGQGLVLASNILVSQSVASGLLQAYRPQIQVAGSGYSALCVPGRERHPPVRAFLQWLQQEALLDGHPLPGRS from the coding sequence ATGTTCGCCCACCTGCCTCTCACTGCCTTGCGCACCTTCGAGTCCGCAGCGCGCCTGTTGAGCTTCAAGGAGGCGGCCGAAGACCTATCGGTGACGCCAACGGCGGTCTCCCACCAGATCCGCAGCCTGGAACACTGGCTGGGGGTGCCGCTGTTCGAGCGCCTGCCGCGCCAGGTACGCCTGACCAGCGCCGGCGATCGCTTGTTCCACAGCGTGCACGGTGCCTTGCTGGACGTCGCGCAGAGCGTCGACACCCTGCGCCCCACGCCGAGCAACGCGCAGCTGACGGTCTCCACCACCGCCGCCTTCGCCGCCTTGTGGCTGGTGCCGCGCCTGGGACGCTTCTACGCTCGGCATCCGGGCATCAACCTGCGCCTGGACACTCAGTGCGAGGTGGTGGACCTGCAACAGGACGCCAGCATCGATGTGGCGATCCGCTACAGCCAGGACAGCTACCTGAACCTGCATGGCCTGTGCCTGTTCGACGAGCGTTTCGCGGTCTATGGCGCACCGCAGCAGGTGGCGCTGGCCAGCCAGCAACGGCCGGCCTTGATCAGTGTGCACTGGCGCAATTCCAGGCTGTATGCCGATGGTTGGCAGGCCTGGTGCGCCCAGGCCGGGGAAAGCTGGCTCGATGACCCATCACGGGTACGTTCCTACGACGAAGAGCAATACGCCCTGCAGGCAGCCATCGCCGGCCAGGGCCTGGTACTGGCCAGCAATATCCTGGTATCGCAAAGCGTGGCCAGCGGCCTGTTGCAGGCTTACCGGCCGCAGATCCAGGTCGCCGGCTCGGGCTACAGCGCCCTGTGCGTTCCCGGGCGCGAGCGGCATCCGCCGGTTCGGGCCTTCCTCCAGTGGCTGCAGCAGGAGGCGCTGCTGGACGGGCATCCACTGCCGGGGCGCAGTTGA
- a CDS encoding AraC family transcriptional regulator, whose product MSKKHIDLLDFHGLPAPVYFRYADFAAHSHALEHRHPWGCLEYSAHGVMHMEIAGQRFMSPPQYAVWVPPHIAHSFYTSQPINYRAVLLAPELCHDLPQQGCTLSISEILKAILKDFAARDVQVPEGEADQRLAQVLLDQLRQAPVHDCFLPYASSPDLLRVLQALQAEPSNNRPLAYWAQQAHVSERTLARQFVRELGMSFGEWRQRQRFLAAIQALESPRSIQEIAFDMGYSTASAFIAMFQRQAGCTPEQYRRAGLQNR is encoded by the coding sequence ATGAGCAAAAAGCACATCGACCTCCTGGATTTCCACGGCCTGCCAGCGCCCGTGTACTTCCGTTATGCCGACTTCGCCGCCCACAGCCATGCCCTCGAGCATCGTCACCCCTGGGGCTGCCTGGAGTATTCGGCCCATGGCGTGATGCACATGGAGATCGCCGGCCAGCGCTTCATGTCGCCGCCGCAGTACGCAGTCTGGGTGCCGCCGCACATCGCCCACAGTTTCTACACCAGCCAGCCGATCAACTACCGGGCGGTGCTGCTGGCCCCGGAGCTGTGCCACGACCTGCCGCAGCAAGGCTGTACCTTGAGCATCAGCGAGATCCTCAAGGCGATCCTCAAGGACTTCGCTGCCCGGGACGTGCAGGTCCCCGAGGGCGAGGCCGACCAGCGCCTGGCCCAGGTCCTGCTGGATCAACTGCGCCAGGCCCCGGTGCATGACTGCTTCCTGCCGTACGCCAGCAGCCCTGACTTGCTGCGGGTACTCCAGGCCCTGCAGGCCGAGCCGAGCAACAACCGGCCTCTGGCCTACTGGGCGCAACAGGCCCACGTCAGCGAACGGACCCTGGCCCGGCAGTTTGTCCGCGAGCTGGGCATGAGCTTCGGCGAGTGGCGCCAGCGCCAGCGTTTCCTGGCCGCGATCCAGGCGCTGGAGAGTCCGCGGAGCATCCAGGAGATCGCCTTCGACATGGGCTACAGCACCGCCTCGGCATTCATCGCGATGTTCCAGCGCCAGGCCGGTTGCACACCCGAGCAGTACCGCCGGGCCGGCCTGCAGAACAGGTGA
- a CDS encoding DMT family transporter: MQYAYPLLAVFIWAGNTVVNKLAVGAINPAEIGFYRWLLAGLLFTPFMLGPVRRHWPQIRPNLGRIFILGVLGMAVYQSLAYFAAIQTSATNMGIILSLMPLMSLAMAIAVLGQRLTAGALVGAVLSFAGVLVVVSSGSLASLLQHGVNLGDAMMLVATLAYAIYSTLLKKWQLRLPPLVLLYLQVLVAVLVLLPLFLASPKVGPTLQNIPLVLYACLLASMVAPLAWMQAVVRLGPSRTTLFFNLLPLVTALIAAVVLHEQLAWFHLVGGILTLGGVVLSERWTQVLGSRPREA, encoded by the coding sequence ATGCAATACGCTTATCCATTACTGGCCGTCTTCATCTGGGCCGGCAATACCGTGGTCAACAAGCTCGCCGTGGGCGCGATCAACCCAGCGGAAATCGGTTTCTATCGCTGGCTGCTGGCGGGCTTGCTGTTCACCCCGTTCATGCTCGGGCCGGTGCGGCGCCACTGGCCACAGATCCGCCCGAACCTGGGGCGGATCTTCATCCTCGGCGTGCTGGGCATGGCGGTCTACCAGAGCCTGGCCTACTTCGCCGCCATCCAGACCTCGGCCACCAACATGGGCATCATCCTTTCGCTGATGCCGCTGATGTCCCTGGCCATGGCCATTGCAGTCCTGGGCCAGCGCCTGACCGCCGGGGCCCTGGTAGGCGCGGTGCTGTCCTTCGCCGGGGTGCTGGTGGTGGTGTCCTCCGGGAGCCTGGCCAGCCTGCTGCAGCACGGGGTCAACCTGGGTGACGCGATGATGCTGGTCGCCACGCTGGCCTATGCGATCTACAGCACCTTGCTGAAGAAATGGCAGCTGCGCCTGCCGCCCCTGGTGCTGTTGTACCTGCAGGTGCTGGTGGCGGTACTGGTGCTGCTTCCGTTGTTCCTGGCCTCGCCGAAGGTGGGCCCGACCCTGCAGAACATTCCCCTGGTGCTCTACGCCTGCCTGCTGGCATCGATGGTCGCGCCACTGGCGTGGATGCAGGCGGTGGTGCGCCTGGGACCGAGCCGGACCACGCTGTTCTTCAACCTGCTGCCGCTGGTCACCGCGCTGATCGCCGCCGTGGTACTGCACGAACAACTGGCCTGGTTCCACCTGGTGGGCGGGATCTTGACCCTGGGCGGCGTGGTGCTGTCCGAACGCTGGACCCAGGTGCTGGGGTCGCGGCCGCGCGAAGCCTGA